From the genome of Glycine max cultivar Williams 82 chromosome 2, Glycine_max_v4.0, whole genome shotgun sequence, one region includes:
- the LOC100781110 gene encoding exocyst complex component SEC15A, which produces MDIKTMRRGVMENSDGGEDMVLANLIANGDDVGPLVRLAFERGRPEGLLHQLIYVVKQKEAEIEEMCKTHYEEFILAVDELRGVLLDAEELKSELQSDNFKLQQVGSALLAKLEELLESYSVRKNMTEAIEMSKNCIQVLELCVKCNSHISEGQFYSALKTLDLVEKSCTQNIPAKAIKMLIESRIPVIKLHIEKKVCSEVNEWMVEIRSSAKNIGETAIGHAVTVRQRDKEMLEQQRKAEEQSISGLGDLAYTLEAEELEEDSVLQFDLTPLYRACHIHDCLGIQEKFREYYYTNRLLQLNSDLEITSAQPFVESYQTFFAQIAGFFIVEDRVLRTTGGLLVADQVETMWETAVAKMSSLLEEQFSCMESAPHLLLVKDYVTLFGSTLRQYGHEIGTLLDVLNSSCDKYRLLFLEECQQQILDVFGNDPYDQMEIKKQSDYENIVLSFNLQTSDIMPAFPYTAPFSSMVPNACRIVRSFIKGSVDYLSYGIHVNFFDVVRKYLDKFLIDVLNVMLLEKINSGNVTVPQLMQIAANIAVLERACDFYLRHAAQLCGIPVRSVGRPLGTLTAKVILKTSREAAFIALQSLVNTKIDEFMTLTESVNWTPEETNENGNDYIHEVIIYLDSILSPAQQILPLDAVYRVGSGAFEHISNSIVAAFSSDNVKRFNANAVINVDYDLQIIENFAEERFYSAGLGEIDDEVSFKICLVEARQLVNLLLSSHPENFLNPDIWEKNYYTLEIKKVAAILDKFKDSPDGIFGSLANKNAKQSARKKSMDVLKKRLKDFN; this is translated from the coding sequence ATGGATATAAAGACAATGAGGAGAGGTGTTATGGAGAACAGTGATGGAGGGGAGGATATGGTTCTGGCTAATTTGATTGCAAATGGAGATGATGTTGGTCCTCTTGTCAGGCTTGCCTTTGAAAGGGGGAGGCCTGAGGGGCTGCTTCACCAGCTGATATATGTTGTTAAGCAAAAGGAAGCTGAAATCGAGGAGATGTGCAAGACCCACTACGAGGAATTCATCCTTGCAGTTGACGAGCTTCGTGGAGTGTTACTTGATGCTGAAGAGCTAAAGAGTGAACTCCAAAGTGACAATTTTAAGTTGCAGCAGGTTGGCAGCGCCCTTCTTGCCAAGCTTGAAGAGCTTCTTGAGTCTTATTCTGTTAGGAAGAATATGACTGAAGCTATAGAAATGTCAAAGAACTGTATACAGGTGTTGGAGCTTTGTGTCAAGTGTAACAGTCACATTTCTGAAGGTCAGTTTTATTCTGCattgaaaactttggatttagTTGAGAAAAGTTGCACGCAGAATATTCCTGCAAAGGCTATCAAAATGCTCATAGAGAGTAGAATTCCTGTTATAAAATTGCACATTGAGAAGAAAGTATGCAGTGAAGTTAATGAATGGATGGTCGAGATAAGGAGTTCTGCTAAAAATATTGGGGAAACAGCAATTGGTCATGCTGTGACAGTTCGTCAAAGGGACAAGGAAATGCTAGAACAGCAGAGGAAGGCTGAGGAGCAAAGTATTTCAGGACTAGGGGATCTAGCTTATACTTTGGAAGCTGAAGAACTTGAAGAAGATTCAGTTTTACAGTTTGATCTTACACCACTTTATCGTGCTTGTCATATTCATGACTGTCTGGGTATCCAAGAGAAGTTTCGTGAATATTACTATACTAATAGGTTGTTACAATTGAATTCAGACCTGGAAATAACTTCAGCACAACCTTTTGTTGAATCATACCAGACTTTTTTTGCTCAAATTGCTGGATTCTTTATAGTGGAGGATAGAGTCCTTAGAACTACAGGGGGCCTCTTGGTAGCTGATCAGGTTGAAACAATGTGGGAGACAGCTGTAGCTAAAATGTCATCACTGTTGGAGGAGCAGTTCTCTTGTATGGAATCTGCCCCTCATCTTCTCCTGGTGAAGGATTATGTCACTCTGTTTGGATCTACTCTTAGACAATATGGACATGAAATAGGCACACTTCTTGATGTTCTTAATAGCAGCTGTGACAAATACCGCTTGCTTTTTTTGGAAGAATGTCAGCAACAAATTCTTGATGTCTTTGGCAATGACCCGTATGACCAGATGGAGATAAAAAAGCAAAGTGACTATGAGAATATTGTTCTGTCATTTAATCTTCAAACATCCGATATTATGCCCGCATTTCCATACACTGCCCCATTCTCCTCCATGGTACCTAATGCTTGTCGCATTGTGAGATCATTTATCAAAGGCTCTGTTGATTACTTGTCTTATGGCATACATGTGAATTTCTTTGATGTTGTGAGAAAGTATTTGGACAAGTTCCTGATTGATGTACTAAATGTAATGCTGCTTGAGAAAATCAATAGTGGCAATGTCACTGTTCCTCAACTCATGCAGATTGCTGCAAACATAGCTGTTCTTGAAAGAGCTTGTGATTTTTACCTTCGACATGCTGCCCAACTATGTGGCATCCCAGTCCGATCAGTTGGAAGGCCTCTAGGTACTTTAACTGCAAAGGTGATCTTGAAGACATCCAGGGAAGCAGCTTTCATTGCTTTACAGAGTCTGGTGAACACAAAAATAGACGAGTTTATGACTCTTACTGAAAGCGTTAATTGGACTCCTGAGGAGACAAATGAGAATGGAAATGACTACATACACGAAGTGATCATTTACCTTGATTCTATCTTGTCCCCAGCGCAACAAATTTTACCCTTGGATGCAGTGTACAGAGTTGGGAGTGGTGCTTTTGAGCACATCTCAAATTCCATAGTGGCAGCTTTCTCTAGTGATAATGTCAAAAGGTTTAATGCAAATGCAGTTATAAATGTTGACTATGATCTTCAGATCATAGAGAATTTTGCAGAGGAAAGGTTCTATTCTGCTGGTTTGGGAGAAATAGACGATGAGGTTAGTTTTAAGATCTGCTTGGTAGAAGCACGGCAGTTAGTCAATCTTTTGCTAAGTAGTCACCCTGAGAACTTCCTGAATCCTGATATATgggagaaaaattattatacacTTGAAATTAAGAAGGTGGCTGCTATCCTTGATAAATTCAAGGATTCTCCAGATGGGATCTTTGGAAGCCTAGCTAATAAAAATGCAAAGCAAAGTGCTAGAAAGAAATCAATGGATGTACTCAAAAAGCGACTTAAGGATTtcaattga